From the Hordeum vulgare subsp. vulgare chromosome 1H, MorexV3_pseudomolecules_assembly, whole genome shotgun sequence genome, the window ATCCctatatggcctcaaacaagctccTTGCACCTGGTTTCTACGGTTCCAAGCTTTTTTACTCTTCATCGGCTTCCACGCCTCCAAGAGTGACACGTCCCTCTTCATACTACACCGCGGCGCCTCCATTGCCTACCTGCTCATTTATGTCGATGACATAATACTCACCGCCAACACTACCACCACCCTTACCACCATCATCTCCTCTCTCAAGTCTGAGTTTGCCATGACCGACATGGGTCCTCTCCACCATTTCCTAGGCATCAACGTGACACCCACCGCGTCTGGTCTCTTTCTCAGCCAACAACAATACACACTTGAAGTCCTTGAGCGTGCTGACATGTTAAATTGCAAACCGGTCTCTACTCCGGTTGACACCAGCTCCAAGTTGTCCCTTTCCCACGGTCGTGTTCTCTCCAATCCCACATACTATCGGAGTCTCGCGGGGGCTCTTCAGTACCTCACCCTAACACGTCCCGACATCTCCTATGTCGTGCAACAAGTCTGCTTGTTCATGCACGAACCACGCGACACACATATGCAGCTCATCAAGCATATCCTGCGCTACCTCCAAGGCACTTCACACTTCGGTTTGCAGCTCTACGATCCTCTTCCTTGGATCTTGTCGCCTACACTGTCGCCGACTGGGCTGGTTGCCCGGACACACGGAAATCCACCTTCGGGTTCTGTGTTTTCCTTGGATCCAACCTCGTCTCCTGGTCCTCCAAACGACAAGCAACCGTCTCCCGTTCCAGCGCCGAAGCCGAATACTGAGGTGTAGCCAACTGTGTTGCTGAATCTTGCTGGTTACGCCAACTCCTCACCGAGCTTCGTCACCCCCCGACACGTGCCACTGTGGTCTATTGTGACAACATCAGCGCATCATACCTCTCCTCCAACCCGGTACAACATCAACGTACCAAACATATCGAGATAGACCTACACTTTGTCCGTGATCGTGTCGCCATGGGAGATGTCCGCGTCCTTCACGTGCCATCCACATCTCAGTTCGCGGATGTCTTCACCAAGGGTCTACCGTCGCTGGTGTTCCACGAGTTTCGGTCCAGCCTCAACATCCACGGTCATGGAGTTCCGGCTGAGGGGGGGTGTTGAACTGCATGTAACACTTATCTGTAACAACCGTTGGTTAGTCATGCCTAGCTTCTAGGAGGAGTAACGCCCACTCCTCACGTGTGTGTATATAAGGCATGCACATTGTAACCTCAAACTATCAGTGAATATTATCTCGTTCTACTAAATGGACAATAAACTTCCCCTCTCAATAAGATCATACACGAGGAATTTGCACTGAGAGTGGGAGCAGAAGCCACACAACTTACGATACATCGATGTCTGATTTTTGTTAACACTTCAATCTCAGCGTGGAAGGTGCCATCGTCGTTATATTCTTCCATTGAGTGGAGGAGCTTGACAGCAAACTTAATCCCGCCTTCAAGCTGAACTCTGAAGACAGATCCGTATCCTCCGACGCCAATGCAATATTTCTCATCGAAATTTTCTGTTGCACCAACTATGTCTTCAAATGCGATCTTCCCATCAAAATTCCATATAGAAAGTATATCACCAGATTTTCTTTGGCCCATACTTTTTACACACTTTTTTCTCCGACAAACAACCGTTATGGTTGCTATTGAGAGGCAAGCCAAGGAAAAGGGTGCAAAAAAAGCAAGAAGTGCCATACGTGGATGTTTTCTGCTTTGGTGTTCCAGGTCGAGCTTCGGTGTTTTACATGGACTTAAGACATATGAATCACCACATAAATCAATATTATGGTCAAGTGAGATCAAGGTTGCAGTGATTGATGGACCTCTGCCAGCCAAACTCTTATATGATAAATTCAGCCTAAACAGTTGGTAAAGAACAGAAAAAGTCACCGGGATGGCACCACTTAAATTGTTTTTATTCAAATCAAGCTCGTATAGGTTAGCAAGATAACCAAGTTCTTGTGGTATCTGTCCTGTCAATAAGTTGTCTCATAAGAGTATTGACGGGGAGGCCCAGGGAAAAACAAATCCCTCGCGTCGCCCCCGCCCTGGGCGACTCGGGGGCTTCCAACCGTaggcgccgccgcccccctttcttcctcccctcctcgccgccgcccccctttcttcctcccctcctcgccgccgcccccctttcttcctcccctcctcgccgccgccaggtGAAACCCGTGTGgtagacggcggcggcggggggactCCCTCTCCAGGCTCCCCTTCCTCCGCGGGCGGCGGATCTAGGCGGTTGACGACGATGTCCTGTGGCGATCGTGGTCGGGCGCGAGAGGCCAGGCCTCGGCGAGCGGTGGCGGGGAGCGGGGCGCTCGGCGGCGGCCCTCGGCAGGCCGTGGTGGCCGCTGGGCTAGCGACGGTGCTCCGGCGTGTGCAGGCGGTGGTGGCCCCTGTGCGTGGTTGGCGGCTCCCTCTTTTACCCGGACGGCGCGGGGGGTGGCGGCGTCTGCGGCGGCGGTCCTTGCTGGATGCTGGTGGCCATGGTGTTGCTTGTCCTCGACCCCGATTTACTCCGATCTGCAGCGGATCCGCCCCTTGATGGCTTCTTGTTGGTCTTGGGTGCTGGCCTTGCAGATCCGGTGGTTGGAAGGGTTTCGGGGGAGTCCCTTGGCCGGTGCGGCGGCAACTCCGAAGGCAGCCCCTTTGGCTGTTGTTCCCCTTGTTGGAGGCTTCGGAGAGGATCCCCTTCCTTCCACCCCTCCCAGGAGCTCAGGTGAAAACCTCAGATCCCCTTGTTCCAAGTGACGACGACACCGCGGTGGCGttttccttcttgaaggcgttgcTCGGGGGCAGCTCAAGTGGCGGCGGTTAGATGTCGGCGCATTTTGGTCAGCTTCATCTTGGAGGCTGTGACGTCAGCGACGCTCGTCTGGTGGAGCAACGACATTGCTGTTTTGCGTCATCAGGCTCGGGatgctccgggggaaaccctacaTCTGGGTCTTCCTGGATCGGACGATTATGGCGTTTTATCGCCTTCCCTCCTGGGGGCATCGTTTTGAAGCAAGTGATGGCTGGAGGAatggtggagcggtgcttcatctCACACATTGATGGCGGCGGATATCGGCGGCATGGCGTTGTGGGGACTCGGCGACCGACGCatggagatggactcgcgcagGAGGAGGTAGCTGTCTGGCGTCATGGTGACGTCGATGGCAGAGTGGCTACACAAGGTAGAAGCCTCAATATCTGCTCTGAAGACGGaccagtggaagatggcggcgacaGCACACGAGTGCGTCAGATCGGTTTTGTGCCCTACACCCGGTATATGGCAGATGGCTCGACCGGCTCTGTTGGGGCTCCCGGTTTTTGATGTTAGGATTAGGTAACTGGTTTGGGTATGTGGCCCAGctagcaccccttcatcatatagaTAGGAGTAGTGACAGCTGTTGCAAAGTTGgcggattcagacatattgttgtaatactttgtaaggtcctcgagagTAATCAATAAAATGACCGCATGCATCTCGCAGATGCAGAGgcccgggggtcatcctcctttttttttttaaAGTAATGCCGATAAGGAGCGACAATGTCCTATCTGAGGTGGAATGTTTCCTAAAATTTGATTACTTCTTAGATCCAGATATACGAGATGAACAGGAGAACCTAACTCTGGCGGTAATAGGCCATTAAACTGATTGTTCGAAAGATCAATGGACTCTAAACTTGTTAGATTTCCTATGCTACCAATGGAACCCGTGATCCGATTGTTCGAAAGATACAGGAACTCCAAACTTGCTAGATTTCCTATGCTTCCAATGGAACCTATGATTCGATGTTGGAAAGATCCGGATGTGAGAGATTAATAAGAGATCCAATTTGTGATGGTAATAGGCCATCAAGTTGATTGGATCCAAGCTTCAGCGTTGTTAGAGAGGCTAATTTCAAAATGGCGGAAGGGAAGGAACCATTTATTTGATTGTTGGAAAGATCTAAGTATCGTAAACTCGTCGCATTTCCTAAGGCCCGGGAGATAGTTGAAACTGAGGTCCAAATGGACAAGATGGGGCAAGTCTGCAAAGTGTAGACTGTCCAACCTGACTTGAAGGTAACAGTACCCAAGCGAAATGTTGGACACAGCTAAGGCAGCATCACCATGGTCACGGTCACGTGGCACAGCTTTGCTGCAGTCAACGCCGGTCCAGTTACAGGGGCTgcttccctttgtccatgagtccAGGAGATCAATAGGATAATAGAATAGGTTAGATTTCCACTGGAGAAGTGCCTCCGCTTGCCGATCCAGTGAAGAATGAGTAGAATTTGAGGCGGAAGAAAGGCATGGCAAGGCGAGCAGGAAGAGCAGCAGCTCCAAGGCAAGGAGAAGGCTCATGTTGACCTGCAGGACTAGTTCTTAAGTGAAGCTCCAGAGCACACacattattatatactacatataCATGGATaattattatatactacatataCATGGATATATAGTCCGCTGATGCCGTTGATTGTTGAAGAGAAAGTGATTGGGAGGCTTGCCGTGTAGACCATGCTCGGCCAGGTTGTGGACCGCGTGCAAGACcttccaactttctgctccactgccGAGTTAAAGAAAGAACTGAATGAAGACCAGCACTGCCGAGTCCTGATCGACAGAGATTTATTGGGCCAATGTTGATTGACCGCAACCTGTAATTAAATTATCCATTGAATCGCACTATTAAGAGAATGCGACTAGACTGAATTGGAGGAAGCCGCGTGCTCCCACTGCCACCTGCTCGCGGTCGTGGCACCTCCCTGTTAACAACCAATTACAGTGGGGAAATTTCAGAGGAAGGTGGGGAACAGGGGATGAAGAAGAACAGTAACTCACGCACTGCTGGCCGAAGCCGCCGACCCGCCGTCCGTTCCGCGCCGCCTCTTCCCGTGGGCAACTGTGTGCCTTTGTAGTCGGAGCGCCGCCCATCTTCTGGGCCGAACCAGAGGTTGGGCAAGGCGAACGCCAGCGACCTAGCTAGGCTGCTCAGTTTTGCTTACTCGGCTGCGGTGGCGAAGAAGCTCGCAGATGCGGCGGCGCGTCAAGGGCGACAGGGGCATGCAGCGGCGtaggagaaggggaagaagagagaaggTGAGATGGAGATGACATACGGGACCCACGTCGTTGGAAAGCTTCTGGGTTTTGAAGGCCCCGTTGCAGGAAGATGACAAATAAAAAATATGAACCCTCGCGTAATGTAAAGTGTATTACAGTTGCTTTTTATATTCTTTTAATTTGATGGACGGCGGTAGCTGGCGTATTTTTAAAACGAGCCACCATGTGTCCTACGGCAACAACAAAAAAAGCACGTGCATTTATTTAACTTTGTAAAAATTAAAATGTCATAACTTTTGAACTAAGGGTTGGAATTGAGATCTGTTTTCACGGCAGGCTTCTTATAACGAGCTCTTTAAAAATAGATCACATGTGATTGGGCTTTGACAAAAAAATTGAGAACTTTAGATGATATTAAGGCAATTTTAGTGTTATAGAAAAGCAACATATTTTTGGCCTAGTTGGACTCCTTATTTAGTTGGTTTTGtaaaaaagaaaaaatcaaaTAAAATATAAGGCGCATTTAGTGCTACGTACAATTAATTGCATGCGGTTGATGCTTAATTGTCtataaatactactccctccatcacggtATATTGGGCGTATCTTCAAAACGACAATTTTCCACAATTAGAAAAAAATAAGGCGCATGTATTAATTAACCTATTAATTGGGGTGTTTTGGAAACCGTCTCCACCAATGCATGCGAGGAAGTCGCTCGTTTAGTGGACGGGGGTTACTAGTGCGTCAGTTTTGCGGTTAATTAGGCGCTTTTACAGCTCATTGGCTCGGGTTTTTCTACCAATAAAAAAACATCTAGGTCCCAGAGCCCTGTAAGATACGTCCAatatactgtgatggagggagtatgaaATTGCCAAATATTGATGCCTAGTTGCCTATTAATGATGACGAATTGCCTATGGTTCATGTTCAGTTGCCTATAAATACTGTAAAATTGTTCAACTTTGATGCTCAGTTGCCTATTACTGATGATCAATTGGCTATGGTTCATGATTAGTTGCCTATTACTGATGATTAATTGGCTACGGTTGATGTTCAGTTGCCTACCATTGATACTCAGTTGCCTCCTATTTGTAAATAGTTGTCATAATTGCACTCGAGTATCACTAAAAAGTTAGTAAAATTTAATGTGTTTTTGCGCAACTCCAGTGCATTCAACAAGCAACTCATGTGTATACACACGATGTCATTCATCTAACATCAAAGTTGGTTGTCCCATCTAGCATCGAAGTTGCTTTTAAAAAAATCCTCAAAACATATTCATATGGGATCTCGTTTTGAAGAGTTCTTCACGAGAAACCCAACGATGAAAACATATCATAATTCCGATCCACGGTTTAGCTTTTTGAATTTTTTCATACATGAATTAATGCACATTCAATGCATAACGAGTCGAGCATGCACATCCAACACATAATTTAACCATTTTAGTTTGAAAATAGCTGATAACATCTGTCATGTGGTTGCTAAAGGATGGAGTTAGTTTACCTTATAGTCATGGTAAATAACTTTAAAAGAATTTTCATTGATAGACGATCATACTACGCACACTAATAAGAAGTTGTCTTttttagcattaaagttgtctCAATATCATCCAAAGTTGCTAAAAAAGGTTTATCGGAACCTCGCTAAGATCTCGACGAATTACTTCTGAATAAATTCAGAAATCATATGGAAGAACCATAGCATTTCGCGACTCATTGGTAAATCAATTTTGATTCTCTATAAACCAAGAATGTGAGACCATTAACACGGTTAAAGCTAAACTGCTTGAAGCTATAAAGTGCATTACAATAGTTTTTATACTCCTTTAATTTGATTGGTCAAATTCATTTACTCCTTCAATTTAAAGTATTGCAGTAGTTTTCATAATGTGTAAACGTCATGAACCCTCGTGTACTAGCTCCCGTCACCGCCACCTATGCTTTTTTTTGGTGTAGAAACGAAATTCTCATATGCCAAATCATGTACACATTTTCTCGAGAAAAAAAGAAATTTGGGAGCATATTCTTAGTGAAAGAAGGCAAAAAAAATCATATGTATAAAAAATAACCGTTTGGATGGATCACATGTTGGAATGTATTTTCTTCGCCACAGATACGGTTACTggtattttttcacaaaacttcacACAGGAGTAGATTGGTCAccc encodes:
- the LOC123395919 gene encoding probable leucine-rich repeat receptor-like protein kinase At1g35710; amino-acid sequence: MSLLLALELLLFLLALPCLSSASNSTHSSLDRQAEALLQWKSNLFYYPIDLLDSWTKGSSPCNWTGVDCSKAVPRDRDHGDAALAVSNISLGLTSGSFQHRIIGSIGSIGNLASLEFLYLSNNRITGSIGSIGNLTSLESIDLSNNQFNGLLPPELGSPVHLVYLDLRSNQILGNIPPQIGHCRSLSALRLRNNLLTGQIPQELGYLANLYELDLNKNNLSGAIPVTFSVLYQLFRLNLSYKSLAGRGPSITATLISLDHNIDLCGDSYVLSPCKTPKLDLEHQSRKHPRMALLAFFAPFSLACLSIATITVVCRRKKCVKSMGQRKSGDILSIWNFDGKIAFEDIVGATENFDEKYCIGVGGYGSVFRVQLEGGIKFAVKLLHSMEEYNDDGTFHAEIEVLTKIRHRCIYSASALERETVACRLEDQETRLDPRKTQNPKVDFRVSGQPAQSATV